A genomic stretch from Methylophilus medardicus includes:
- a CDS encoding TatD family hydrolase has protein sequence MLIDTHCHLDASEFDADRDQVWLQAQHEGVRAVVIPAVTQATFQPIMQWCAQQPQAGFALGWHPMYIDQAPEQALQQLSDTVAQVLSGPQAHQLVAIGEIGLDFFITQDNAAKQIALFEGQLQIAKQFELPVILHVRGAIDSVLKSLRKHRVQGGIAHAFNGSMQQANIFAQLGFKLGFGGAMTWPRALKIRQLAAELPLEQLVLETDAPDIPPVWLGHQGRNSPVHLKRIAEELCLIRGLETSQLIEMIGKNSKQVLPNLGHLCT, from the coding sequence ATGTTAATTGATACCCATTGCCATCTTGATGCCAGCGAGTTCGATGCAGATCGTGACCAAGTTTGGCTGCAAGCGCAACACGAAGGCGTGCGGGCCGTCGTCATTCCGGCCGTCACACAAGCGACTTTTCAGCCCATCATGCAGTGGTGCGCGCAGCAGCCGCAAGCGGGCTTTGCGCTAGGCTGGCACCCGATGTATATCGATCAAGCCCCCGAGCAGGCGTTGCAACAACTGTCAGACACTGTGGCGCAGGTATTGTCCGGGCCACAAGCGCATCAGTTAGTGGCGATTGGCGAAATCGGCCTAGATTTTTTCATCACACAAGACAATGCGGCCAAACAAATTGCTTTGTTTGAGGGGCAACTACAAATCGCTAAACAATTTGAGTTGCCGGTGATTCTGCATGTGCGGGGGGCGATTGATAGCGTGCTTAAATCTCTGCGTAAACATCGTGTGCAAGGCGGCATTGCCCACGCATTTAATGGCAGCATGCAGCAAGCCAACATTTTTGCGCAGTTAGGGTTTAAATTGGGATTCGGCGGCGCAATGACTTGGCCACGCGCACTCAAAATCCGTCAACTTGCGGCAGAATTGCCATTGGAGCAGTTGGTTTTAGAGACGGATGCGCCAGACATTCCCCCTGTTTGGCTCGGTCATCAGGGTCGAAATAGTCCAGTGCATTTAAAAAGAATAGCGGAAGAACTATGCCTAATTCGTGGCTTAGAAACTTCGCAACTCATTGAAATGATAGGCAAAAATTCTAAGCAAGTTTTACCAAATTTAGGCCATTTATGCACATGA
- the ribD gene encoding bifunctional diaminohydroxyphosphoribosylaminopyrimidine deaminase/5-amino-6-(5-phosphoribosylamino)uracil reductase RibD, with translation MLESVQDIEWMTRALRQAARGLYTTTPNPRVGCVLVKHGQVIGEGAHLRAGEPHAEVHALRAAGEQAKGSTAYVTLEPCSHFGRTPPCADALVQAGVRRVVVAMQDPNPLVSGNGIARLQAQGIAVTLGVCEDQARALNPGFVQRMTTQRPYVRLKLAASLDGRTALANGESQWITSAEARQDVHHWRAQSCAIITGIASILKDDAALTVRAVATQRQPLRVIVDSQLRIPLSAKALQDGNALVAYAQGDAAKLEVLNVMGVRTLHAPNGHGQVDLGLLMQTLTALPCNEVMIEAGATLNGAFLQSGLVDELLMYYAPKLMGDQARGMFALPSLQQMSGVHDLTVLELRQFGQDIRIQARLRD, from the coding sequence ATGCTAGAAAGTGTACAAGATATTGAATGGATGACGCGCGCCTTGCGGCAAGCTGCGCGCGGCTTATATACCACTACGCCCAATCCGCGGGTGGGCTGTGTCCTTGTTAAGCATGGTCAGGTAATTGGTGAAGGCGCACATCTCAGAGCTGGCGAGCCGCATGCGGAAGTGCATGCTTTGCGTGCGGCTGGCGAGCAGGCCAAAGGCAGCACCGCATACGTGACGCTCGAACCCTGTAGTCACTTCGGTCGCACCCCACCGTGTGCTGATGCGCTGGTGCAGGCGGGGGTGCGTCGGGTGGTAGTGGCCATGCAAGATCCCAATCCGCTAGTGTCTGGCAATGGGATCGCGCGTTTGCAAGCGCAGGGCATCGCTGTCACCTTAGGGGTATGTGAGGATCAGGCACGCGCCTTGAATCCGGGCTTTGTGCAGCGCATGACCACGCAGCGCCCGTATGTGCGGCTCAAGCTGGCCGCGTCTTTAGACGGGCGAACGGCCTTGGCCAACGGCGAGAGCCAATGGATTACCTCGGCTGAGGCGCGTCAAGACGTGCACCACTGGCGCGCGCAAAGCTGTGCCATCATCACTGGAATCGCCAGTATTTTAAAAGATGACGCTGCGCTGACGGTGAGAGCGGTAGCGACGCAACGGCAACCACTCAGAGTGATCGTTGACAGCCAGCTGCGTATCCCACTGAGCGCTAAGGCCTTGCAGGATGGCAACGCGCTGGTGGCTTATGCGCAAGGCGATGCAGCAAAACTGGAGGTCTTGAACGTGATGGGGGTGCGCACCTTGCACGCCCCGAATGGGCATGGGCAAGTGGATCTTGGCTTATTAATGCAGACATTGACGGCATTGCCGTGTAATGAGGTGATGATTGAAGCCGGCGCTACCCTGAATGGTGCTTTTTTACAAAGCGGGCTGGTCGATGAATTGCTGATGTATTACGCGCCCAAGTTGATGGGAGACCAGGCGAGAGGCATGTTCGCGCTGCCCTCGCTGCAACAGATGTCGGGTGTGCACGATTTAACCGTGTTGGAACTACGACAGTTTGGGCAGGATATTCGGATACAAGCCCGTTTGCGCGATTGA
- a CDS encoding ATP-grasp domain-containing protein, which yields MIYIADPTPWLGLYASPLHHRTVPPSADLQHFLTEYAQSQAMQTPIPLVTDPHWQADLAQALSALPENLLSMLHKSVLGIFLARGIGASGFTDMVALGDGSSNIGFVIVIDCDALQQPSANDWASWKERSVFTKDASVQIAVKIAQADQDHRLQALRFLLLHEFGHVVATMTDLCPAGWSLPLPTVAGQFTSLCWQTDGQPRPEQQLPQRENITFYGKPAMAATEAHSLYRDLARTAFPTLYASLNVQEDFAESFASFIHTQVLGQPYQVMVTVNGEQVFTSDDFWSSTRAAEKYRYLQELLNTLTQADTSQTFQGLAPFLRMSLSGGDLQARTQALLVQANQDQDNAVLWMNLATGFLCLKMREMGLAIQEQALSLQRLYRRPANCQPARARLLLIMTAGDLSENTPIDCLLENSPIELLYYYATVAQPLPSPLPAHDAVMVTLSDSQANHALLEAVQARLVDHPQPVINQPHLLPLVNRDQLSALLQGITGLDIPRTHQLTRSQVVTRLRMQSDANADQADGLPALPLIIRPVGSQAGNDLAKITQASELADYLRQVQSTTFFVSRFVDYSSQDGQFRKYRIAMLRGQPFICHMAISSDWMVHYVNAGMYDAAEKRAEEGLFMQNFSQFVARHQSALAAIYQRLPLDYLCIDCAETKQGQLLIFEIDHIMAVHAMDSASLFPFKAAQIAKLQQAFEQYVYALQPQPLLESA from the coding sequence ATGATTTATATCGCCGACCCCACGCCCTGGTTGGGCTTATACGCAAGCCCATTGCATCACCGCACCGTGCCGCCTAGCGCAGACTTGCAACATTTCTTGACGGAATATGCCCAGTCGCAAGCGATGCAAACCCCTATTCCACTAGTCACAGATCCCCACTGGCAAGCCGATCTCGCACAAGCGCTTTCAGCGTTACCAGAGAACCTATTAAGTATGCTGCACAAGTCGGTGCTGGGAATTTTTTTGGCGCGCGGCATTGGCGCCTCCGGATTCACCGACATGGTGGCCTTGGGTGATGGCAGTAGCAATATTGGTTTTGTCATTGTGATCGACTGTGATGCGCTGCAGCAACCCTCGGCGAATGATTGGGCCAGTTGGAAAGAGCGCTCTGTGTTTACCAAAGACGCCAGTGTGCAGATCGCCGTCAAGATTGCCCAAGCAGATCAGGATCACCGTCTGCAAGCCTTGCGCTTTTTACTCCTACATGAATTTGGCCATGTCGTCGCTACCATGACAGATCTGTGTCCGGCGGGTTGGTCATTACCCTTACCTACCGTTGCGGGTCAATTTACTAGTCTGTGCTGGCAAACTGATGGACAACCACGACCCGAACAGCAGTTACCGCAACGTGAAAACATTACATTTTATGGCAAGCCCGCGATGGCTGCAACGGAGGCACACAGTCTCTATCGCGACTTGGCGCGCACGGCGTTTCCGACCCTATACGCTAGCCTGAATGTGCAGGAAGACTTTGCGGAGTCTTTTGCCAGTTTTATCCATACACAAGTCCTTGGGCAACCTTATCAGGTGATGGTAACGGTGAATGGTGAACAGGTATTCACTAGCGATGATTTCTGGTCCTCGACGCGGGCGGCAGAAAAGTATCGTTATCTACAAGAGTTACTAAATACCTTGACCCAAGCGGATACTAGTCAAACTTTTCAGGGACTTGCGCCTTTTTTACGCATGAGCTTAAGTGGCGGAGACTTACAAGCACGCACGCAAGCCTTACTGGTGCAGGCAAACCAGGATCAAGACAACGCGGTATTGTGGATGAACTTAGCCACTGGTTTCTTGTGCTTGAAAATGCGGGAGATGGGCTTAGCGATTCAGGAACAAGCGCTGTCATTACAACGACTGTATCGTCGGCCAGCCAACTGTCAGCCTGCGCGAGCCCGATTGCTGTTGATCATGACCGCAGGCGACTTGTCTGAAAACACGCCCATCGACTGTTTGTTAGAAAACAGTCCCATCGAATTGCTGTATTACTATGCCACGGTGGCGCAGCCGTTACCGTCGCCCCTCCCAGCGCACGATGCCGTGATGGTGACCTTGTCAGATAGCCAAGCAAACCATGCACTCCTAGAAGCCGTTCAAGCGCGCTTGGTCGACCATCCGCAGCCAGTGATCAACCAACCGCATTTACTGCCACTGGTGAACCGTGATCAGTTGAGTGCGCTTCTGCAAGGCATCACAGGCTTGGACATCCCTCGCACGCACCAACTCACGCGTAGCCAAGTGGTTACTCGTTTGCGCATGCAATCCGATGCCAATGCGGATCAAGCGGATGGCTTACCCGCTCTGCCGCTGATTATTCGGCCAGTCGGCTCGCAAGCCGGCAACGATCTGGCCAAAATCACCCAAGCCAGCGAACTAGCAGACTATTTAAGGCAGGTGCAAAGTACGACATTTTTTGTGTCACGCTTTGTGGATTACAGTAGCCAAGATGGTCAGTTCCGCAAATATCGCATCGCTATGCTGCGTGGGCAACCGTTTATCTGCCATATGGCCATTTCGAGCGACTGGATGGTGCATTACGTCAATGCCGGCATGTATGACGCCGCCGAAAAACGTGCTGAAGAAGGTTTGTTTATGCAAAACTTCTCTCAATTTGTTGCCCGACATCAATCCGCGTTAGCGGCTATTTACCAGCGCTTGCCGCTCGACTATTTATGTATCGACTGTGCAGAGACCAAACAAGGCCAACTGTTGATCTTCGAGATTGACCACATCATGGCAGTGCATGCCATGGACTCTGCCAGTTTATTCCCGTTCAAAGCCGCACAAATCGCCAAACTGCAGCAGGCCTTTGAGCAATATGTATATGCATTACAGCCGCAACCTTTACTGGAGAGCGCATGA